A segment of the Streptomyces sp. XD-27 genome:
GCATGCTGGAGATCGGCTGCGGCAATCTCCGGGCGGGCTGGCGGTTCATCGACTACCTGGAGCCCGGCCACTACTACGGGATCGACATATCCCCCGACATCCTGGTCCAGGCCCACAGGACGCTCGTCCGCCGCGGTCTGCAGGACAAGCTGCCGCATCTGGCGCTCACCACCGATCTGACGCTGGACTTCCTGCCCAGCGCTCGCTTCACCGTCGTCCACGCACACAGCGTCTTCTCGCACTCCCCACTGCACGTCATCGAGGAGTGCCTGGCCCACGTCGGCCGGGTCCTGGCGCCCGGCGGGTTCTTCGACTTCACCTTCGACCGCACCGAGGGCAAGGAGCACCACGTGCTCCGCGAGGACTTCTATTACCGCACCGAGACCCTGCTGGAGCTGGCGCGCCGCCATGGGCTCGCCGCCCGCTTCATGGAGGACTGGGAGCGGCGGCCGCACGGGCAGTCCAAGATCCGGGTCACGCACGCGTGACGGCGGCCCCAAGGGCCGATGTCGGATCAGCAGGCGTCGAGCGGTAGCTCCAGCATCCCCGACTTCCTCGCCTGGGCCGCTCACCGAGACCTGCGTGACCGCCGCGCAGAGCTGAGGGGGCCGGGAGCAAGCGCTCCCGGCCCCTCACCGTGCCGTACAGGCGACAACTACGCCCAGGTGATCAGTTTCTTCGGGTTCTCCAGGACCGCCGCGACGTCCGCCAGCACCTTCGAGCCCAGTTCGCCGTCGACCAGGCGGTGGTCGAAGGACAGGGCCAGGGTCGTCACCTGGCGCGGCTTGACCTTGCCCTTGTGGACCCACGGCTGGAGCTTGACCGCGCCGAAGGCGAGGATCGCCGACTCTCCGGGGTTCAGGATCGGGGTGCCGGTGTCGACGCCGAAGACGCCGACGTTGGTGATGGTGACCGTGCCGCCGGACATCGCCGCCGGGCTGGTCTTGCCCTCGCGGGCCGTGGCGACGAGGTCGCCCAGCTCCGCCGCCAGTTCGGGGAGGGTCTTCCGCCCGGCATCCTTGATGTTCGGGACGATCAGGCCTCGCGGGGTGGCCGCCGCGATGCCCAGGTTGACGAAGTCCTTGTAGACGATCTCCTGGTTGGCCTCGTCCCAGGTCGCGTTGATGTCCGGGTTGCGCCGGATGGCGACCAGCAGGGCCTTGGCGACCAGCAGCAGCGGGTTGACCCGCAGGCCCACCATGTCCGGGTCCTGCTTGAGGTCCTGGACCAGCTTCATCGTCCGGGTCACGTCGACCGTGACGAACTCCGTCACATGGGGCGCGGTGAAGGCGCTCGCCACCATCGCCTGCGCGGTGGCCTTCCGTACGCCCTTGACCGGCACCCGGCGCTCACGGTCCGCGCCGACAGCGGCCGGAGCAGGGACGGGAGCGGCCTCGGGCTCAGGGGCCACGGCCGCCGCGGCCGGGGCCGCCGCCGCGTGCACGTCCTCGCGGGTGATGGTCCCGTCCGGGCCGGTCGGGGTCACCGTCGCCAGGTCGATGCCCAGGTCCTTGGCGAGCTTGCGCACCGGCGGCTTCGCCAGCGGGCGCACGCCGATC
Coding sequences within it:
- a CDS encoding dihydrolipoamide acetyltransferase family protein, with the translated sequence MTGTDQRFREFKMPDVGEGLTEAEILKWYVAPGDTVTDGQVVCEVETAKAAVELPIPFDGVVHELRFGEGTTVDVGTVIISVDTQPGAGPAAPAAEAAPAAPETPAEEADEEPQGRQAVLVGYGAAPSSTKRRPRKPVPGRGAPEERRAAAAIQSELNGHGAAPAPAPAPVAPAPTGTFTTAPIGVRPLAKPPVRKLAKDLGIDLATVTPTGPDGTITREDVHAAAAPAAAAVAPEPEAAPVPAPAAVGADRERRVPVKGVRKATAQAMVASAFTAPHVTEFVTVDVTRTMKLVQDLKQDPDMVGLRVNPLLLVAKALLVAIRRNPDINATWDEANQEIVYKDFVNLGIAAATPRGLIVPNIKDAGRKTLPELAAELGDLVATAREGKTSPAAMSGGTVTITNVGVFGVDTGTPILNPGESAILAFGAVKLQPWVHKGKVKPRQVTTLALSFDHRLVDGELGSKVLADVAAVLENPKKLITWA
- a CDS encoding class I SAM-dependent methyltransferase — encoded protein: MPDISPPRLSRNRTALAHKARYALRHPQRIPAHLRRSVRDAWLRARHRDHVAYYRAVMASDTARSADTAVGSGSAERWLALGRMQFDYLTEHGLTPRDRMLEIGCGNLRAGWRFIDYLEPGHYYGIDISPDILVQAHRTLVRRGLQDKLPHLALTTDLTLDFLPSARFTVVHAHSVFSHSPLHVIEECLAHVGRVLAPGGFFDFTFDRTEGKEHHVLREDFYYRTETLLELARRHGLAARFMEDWERRPHGQSKIRVTHA